The Triticum dicoccoides isolate Atlit2015 ecotype Zavitan chromosome 6A, WEW_v2.0, whole genome shotgun sequence genome has a window encoding:
- the LOC119317708 gene encoding uncharacterized protein LOC119317708: MAPPARNLNPNPNTNNPDPSSDMGILFGSPPTAAPTAAPTFPAAVGPPPPFGPYSHPSATSAFHGGPYLHHTQDLHPPMPRPPISFPMHRPAISFPMHRPAISFPMHRSFSIPDLNANPSAALPGSYLHYPQDLRYLSSYRRDLNLSVNLRAALGRLQDRQSPMASSGNSIHTLNPNTNLNLSANPSAASHGRYHQNAQDIRHSMPRPVISFAMPNRSDNPRTVAGAKPEQNKGAPNGRQNNSNDVIHLSDSDSDSDDFFEEEAPPTHSKSNGKASSDSLKTGGKASSFSNGEGSKGGKAFSAGKGGKGSASNAKPAMSDAELKLQLDMPPNSILLSNCEAAEMLQKIQGHMAILSEDPTIKIPESFDKAFQYANEGNHFTSAKSVKEILEPLKDYGVNDGEICMIANIGPETIEEVYALIPSLKATRSINEGKILEALAALANIKVSK; this comes from the exons atggCGCCTCCAGCCAGAAACCTTAACCCTAATCCGAACACTAACAACCCCGATCCTTCCTCCGACATGGGTATTCTCTTCGGTTCGCCTCCTACCGCTGCGCCTACCGCTGCACCCACGTTCCCTGCCGCCGTcggcccgccgccgccgttcggcCCTTACTCCCACCCCTCGGCCACCTCTGCCTTTCACGGCGGCCCCTACCTCCACCACACGCAGGATCTTCATCCCCCTATGCCCCGCCCACCCATCTCCTTCCCCATGCACCGCCCAGCGATCTCCTTCCCCATGCACCGCCCAGCCATCTCCTTCCCCATGCACCGCTCCTTCTCCATTCCAGATCTAAatgcaaaccctagcgccgccttgCCCGGCAGCTACCTTCACTACCCGCAGGATCTCCGATACCTCAGCTCCTACAGGCGAGACCTGAACCTGAGTGTTAACCTCAGAGCCGCCTTGGGCCGCCTGCAGGATCGCCAATCTCCCATGGCCAGCTCAGGCAACTCCATCCACACACTTAACCCAAACACAAACCTGAACCTGAGCGCcaaccccagcgccgcctcgcacgGCCGCTACCATCAGAACGCGCAGGATATTCGACATTCCATGCCCCGCCCAGTAATATCCTTTGCCATGCCAAACCGGAGCGACAACCCCCGCACTGTTGCAGGTGCCAAACCTGAACAGAATAAAG GAGCACCGAACGGGAGGCAGAACAATTCTAATGATGTTATTCACCtttctgattctgattctgattctgatg ATTTTTTCGAAGAAGAGGCTCCCCCCACACACTCCAAGTCAAATGGGAAAGCTTCATCTGATAGCCTAAAAACTGGTGGAAAGGCTTCATCCTTTTCTAATG GAGAAGGTAGCAAAGGAGGGAAGGCATTTAGTGCTGGGAAAGGCGGGAAGGGCTCCGCATCAAATGCAAAGCCTGCAATGTCTGATGCAGAACTAAAGCTTCAGCTTG ATATGCCTCCAAATTCTATATTGTTATCGAACTGTGAAGCAGCAGAAATGTTGCAGAAAATTCAAGGACATATGGCTATCTTATCAGAGGATCCGACTATAAAAATTCCCGA gtCGTTTGACAAGGCCTTTCAATATGCAAATGAAGGAAATCACTTCACCTCTGCGAAGTCGGTGAAAGAAATTCTGGA ACCTCTTAAAGACTATGGTGTTAATGATGGCGAG ATATGCATGATAGCGAACATTGGGCCTGAGACCATCGAAGAGGTTTATGCACTGATACCGTCTCTCAAG GCTACTAGGTCCATCAATGAAGGCAAGATCTTGGAGGCTCTTGCTGCCCTCGCTAACATAAAAGTCTCCAAGTGA